In Topomyia yanbarensis strain Yona2022 chromosome 2, ASM3024719v1, whole genome shotgun sequence, one DNA window encodes the following:
- the LOC131681520 gene encoding uncharacterized protein LOC131681520 yields the protein MKFPNTLDYNTYRAYFCSRHLSRDKNRQLDAINLDWDRCIPESLKTLCLNTIASNWLTIPFFREIPLCEDRNFLLDLLDLEFPLDNLCSRIRSDAFWKRAFVNRWKTRFPIHIEGKPWIRVYLEQHISETLENMKPSDYDEESFLKLIDLCSLHVKELKLDQLQPSTGESGDHIPLDVALSNLRELRKVDITYDVKNVGHNFYLGCATITEKDIKLMTHGLERCYELTEFRLHSTKLEPTMMKRIALAMDKGCPNLTTIAFPHCRCGDVGLRAFLEALSPESLPNIKYVNLTNNFLSSESIFDLVHVIRRRPIERLDLRLNPILTEGAVSVLTTIFYLPLKELNLSCCSIDEGIEEYLLMTLRFNTSVKFLDCSSNPLGQATGEKLAARVTENKILQRFDLRNTDISSEVRAVIDELVMENRDQHSLSDW from the exons ATGAAATTCCCCAACACGTTGGATTATAATACATACCGGGCGTATTTTTGCTCCCGTCACTTGTCACGTGACAAGAACCGCCAATTGGATGCAATCAATCTCGACTGGGACAGATGCATTCCCGAATCGCTCAAGACGTTATGTTTGAACACTATCGCCAGTAATTGGTTGACGATTCCATTCTTCCGAGAGATACCGCTATGCGAAGATAGGAACTTTTTATTGGATCTGCTGGATTTGGAATTCCCCCTGGATAACCTATGTTCTCGAATAAGAAGTGATGCGTTTTGGAAGCGTGCTTTTGTCAATCGATGGAAAACTCGTTTTCCCATTCATATAGAGGGGAAACCCTGGATCAGAGTGTATCTGGAACAACATATCTCAGAGACATTGGAGAATATGAAACCCAGTGATTATGACGAGGAAAGTTTTCTAAAACTAATTGATCTTTGTTCGTTACAtgtgaaagaactcaaactcGATCAACTACAGCCATCAACGGGTGAAAGTGGAGACCATATACCACTAGATGTTGCACTGTCTAATTTGCGAGAGCTGCGAAAAGTTGATATTACTTACGACGTGAAAAATGTGGGACATAATTTTTATCTCGGTTGTGCAACTATTACAGAAAAGGATATAAAACTGATGACTCACGGTTTAGAGCGATGCTACGAACTAACTGAGTTTCGGTTGCACAGTACCAAACTGGAACCAACAATGATGAAGAGGATTGCGTTAGCAATGGACAAAGGATGCCCAAACTTGACTACTATAGCATTTCCCCATTGTCGCTGTGGTGATGTGGGGCTACGAGCATTTTTGGAAGCATTATCACCAGAATCGTTGCCGAATATTAAATATGTGAACCTTACAAATAATTTTCTGT CTTCCGAAAGTATTTTTGACTTGGTTCACGTCATCCGCCGGCGGCCAATCGAACGACTGGATCTACGCTTAAATCCGATCCTCACCGAGGGTGCAGTTAGTGTGTTGACCACGATCTTTTACTTGCCACTGAAAGA ACTCAACCTCAGCTGCTGCTCGATCGATGAAGGAATCGAAGAATATCTGCTGATGACGCTGCGTTTCAATACAAGCGTGAAATTTTTGGACTGTTCCTCTAATCCACTGGGGCAGGCGACGGGCGAAAAGCTGGCGGCACGGGTCACCGAAAATAAAATTCTGCAGCGGTTTGATCTGCGGAATACCGATATTTCGTCGGAGGTGCGCGCGGTCATCGATGAGCTGGTCATGGAGAACCGAGATCAGCACAGCTTGAGCGATTGGTGA
- the LOC131684403 gene encoding dnaJ homolog subfamily C member 3-like isoform X1, whose amino-acid sequence MLLNVYELSQLSDGQRLSTVLFFLLIEMFIDRAQSSTSQAEIDRHLEMGRDLLAKRQFSDALTHYHAAVEGDPNNYLTYFKRGTVYLALGKAKFAINDFSRVLELKPDFLAARAQRGQVYLKMGDFDNAEIDLMEVLRMDPHNHEVNFQYARIDPARDQWVLCLDVIEREDFTTAIALLTQLLEMCPWSVEIREARAQAYIRIGDRLAAVSEYRSVNRLSHDGTDGYYTLSQLLYDLGDSAAALKEIRECLKLDPEHKDCFPFYKKIKKVDKVHVDAQSAMKEQQYSECIALAEKLINLEPDVPMMRYNGKQLLCACLVKDEQYSVAVGRCREALDIYQDPEVMCDRAEALIGVEMYDDAIHQYREALDINDNHQRAKEGVERAQRLQKQAERRDYYKILGVKRTASKQEIVKAYRKAAQKWHPDNFHGDEKKIAEKKFIDVAAAKEVLTDPEKRQQFDSGMDPLDPEANRFGGGGNPFHHFQHGSPFQFKFHFT is encoded by the exons ATGTTGCTAAATGTTTACGAACTGTCGCAGCTCAGCGACGGGCAAAGGCTCAGCACGGTgctattttttctattaatagAAATGTTCATTGATC GTGCACAATCGTCAACTTCACAGGCGGAAATAGACCGACATTTGGAAATGGGAAGAGATCTTTTAGCAAAACGACAGTTTTCGGATGCATTGACACATTATCATGCTGCCGTAG AGGGTGATCCGAACAACTATCTAACGTACTTCAAACGCGGTACGGTCTATCTAGCGCTGGGTAAAGCCAAATTCGCTATCAACGATTTCTCCCGAGTGTTGGAGCTGAAGCCGGACTTTCTGGCAGCACGAGCCCAGCGTGGTCAAGTGTATTTAAAAATGGGTGACTTCGACAACGCTGAAATTGATCTGATGGAAGTGCTCCGAATGGATCCGCACAATCATGAAGTAAACTTCCAATATGCCCGAATCGATCCAGCCAGAGATCAGTGGGTGCTCTGCTTGGACGTGATCGAGCGTGAAGACTTCACGACGGCAATTGCTCTGCTAACACAGCTTTTGGAGATGTGCCCATGGTCAGTGGAAATCCGAGAGGCGAGGGCCCAGGCCTATATCCGGATAGGAGATCGGTTGGCCGCTGTTAGTGAGTATCGGTCTGTTAACAGGCTGTCTCATGACGGTACCGACGGGTACTATACATTGTCGCAGTTGTTGTACGACCTGGGCGACTCGGCTGCGGCTTTAAAAGAAATCCGAGAGTGTTTAAAGTTGGATCCAGAGCATAAAGATTGCTtcccattttacaaaaaaattaaaaaggtcGATAAAGTTCATGTGGACGCTCAGTCAGCTATGAAGGAGCAACAGTACTCCGAATGCATTGCGCTCGCAGAAAAGTTAATCAATTTGGAACCAGATGTTCCGATGATGAGATACAATGGCAAACAACTGCTCTGCGCATGTCTAGTTAAAGATGAACAGTACTCAGTCGCTGTGGGTCGATGCCGGGAGGCTTTGGACATCTACCAGGACCCGGAAGTGATGTGCGATCGTGCCGAAGCTCTTATCGGAGTTGAAATGTACGACGATGCTATTCATCAGTATCGTGAAGCGTTGGATATCAACGACAATCATCAACGAGCCAAAGAAGGCGTCGAACGTGCCCAGCGACTTCAGAAACAGGCAGAACGGCGCGATTATTATAAGATTTTAGGAGTAAAGCGAACTGCTTCCAAACAGGAAATTGTGAAAGCCTACCGAAAGGCCGCTCAAAAGTGGCATCCGGACAATTTCCATGGCGATGAAAAAAAGAtagctgaaaaaaaattcatcgaTGTAGCTGCAGCGAAGGAAGTCCTAACGGATCCGGAAAAGAGGCAACAATTTGATTCTGGTATGGATCCTCTAGATCCTGAAGCTAACAGATTCGGCGGCGGAGGAAACCCCTTCCATCACTTCCAACATGGATCCCCGTTCCAGTTCAAATTCCACTTTACGTAG
- the LOC131684403 gene encoding dnaJ homolog subfamily C member 3-like isoform X2 produces MGRDLLAKRQFSDALTHYHAAVEGDPNNYLTYFKRGTVYLALGKAKFAINDFSRVLELKPDFLAARAQRGQVYLKMGDFDNAEIDLMEVLRMDPHNHEVNFQYARIDPARDQWVLCLDVIEREDFTTAIALLTQLLEMCPWSVEIREARAQAYIRIGDRLAAVSEYRSVNRLSHDGTDGYYTLSQLLYDLGDSAAALKEIRECLKLDPEHKDCFPFYKKIKKVDKVHVDAQSAMKEQQYSECIALAEKLINLEPDVPMMRYNGKQLLCACLVKDEQYSVAVGRCREALDIYQDPEVMCDRAEALIGVEMYDDAIHQYREALDINDNHQRAKEGVERAQRLQKQAERRDYYKILGVKRTASKQEIVKAYRKAAQKWHPDNFHGDEKKIAEKKFIDVAAAKEVLTDPEKRQQFDSGMDPLDPEANRFGGGGNPFHHFQHGSPFQFKFHFT; encoded by the exons ATGGGAAGAGATCTTTTAGCAAAACGACAGTTTTCGGATGCATTGACACATTATCATGCTGCCGTAG AGGGTGATCCGAACAACTATCTAACGTACTTCAAACGCGGTACGGTCTATCTAGCGCTGGGTAAAGCCAAATTCGCTATCAACGATTTCTCCCGAGTGTTGGAGCTGAAGCCGGACTTTCTGGCAGCACGAGCCCAGCGTGGTCAAGTGTATTTAAAAATGGGTGACTTCGACAACGCTGAAATTGATCTGATGGAAGTGCTCCGAATGGATCCGCACAATCATGAAGTAAACTTCCAATATGCCCGAATCGATCCAGCCAGAGATCAGTGGGTGCTCTGCTTGGACGTGATCGAGCGTGAAGACTTCACGACGGCAATTGCTCTGCTAACACAGCTTTTGGAGATGTGCCCATGGTCAGTGGAAATCCGAGAGGCGAGGGCCCAGGCCTATATCCGGATAGGAGATCGGTTGGCCGCTGTTAGTGAGTATCGGTCTGTTAACAGGCTGTCTCATGACGGTACCGACGGGTACTATACATTGTCGCAGTTGTTGTACGACCTGGGCGACTCGGCTGCGGCTTTAAAAGAAATCCGAGAGTGTTTAAAGTTGGATCCAGAGCATAAAGATTGCTtcccattttacaaaaaaattaaaaaggtcGATAAAGTTCATGTGGACGCTCAGTCAGCTATGAAGGAGCAACAGTACTCCGAATGCATTGCGCTCGCAGAAAAGTTAATCAATTTGGAACCAGATGTTCCGATGATGAGATACAATGGCAAACAACTGCTCTGCGCATGTCTAGTTAAAGATGAACAGTACTCAGTCGCTGTGGGTCGATGCCGGGAGGCTTTGGACATCTACCAGGACCCGGAAGTGATGTGCGATCGTGCCGAAGCTCTTATCGGAGTTGAAATGTACGACGATGCTATTCATCAGTATCGTGAAGCGTTGGATATCAACGACAATCATCAACGAGCCAAAGAAGGCGTCGAACGTGCCCAGCGACTTCAGAAACAGGCAGAACGGCGCGATTATTATAAGATTTTAGGAGTAAAGCGAACTGCTTCCAAACAGGAAATTGTGAAAGCCTACCGAAAGGCCGCTCAAAAGTGGCATCCGGACAATTTCCATGGCGATGAAAAAAAGAtagctgaaaaaaaattcatcgaTGTAGCTGCAGCGAAGGAAGTCCTAACGGATCCGGAAAAGAGGCAACAATTTGATTCTGGTATGGATCCTCTAGATCCTGAAGCTAACAGATTCGGCGGCGGAGGAAACCCCTTCCATCACTTCCAACATGGATCCCCGTTCCAGTTCAAATTCCACTTTACGTAG
- the LOC131681521 gene encoding uncharacterized protein LOC131681521, with the protein MIADECNNYDCQRNLDHEDNNKSGQEKQDGALIDDREIISTNIGTARVLSGSVIQEYNSLLSWLRQIFETNLQTKLNKGFVFITCPQCRKPINDVFDMVFVEHYHLICLLKLRYEHYLNDETSAKIQILKINLFQAFKHARTRQTLIGTCPEFGRFLEYLKAEIINQTRALNVQDALDRIQHVGKNENRERSSFLCRFCRETFEYEYLLLRHETCHHPEVITGKHSYRSMRKDLELCPYCRLRFGKGERMQEHQRAHEKALKFYFKVGLKTYQRSTVRSRRREKLKVECDSEVPYATKCYTNKRKRF; encoded by the coding sequence ATGATAGCTGATGAGTGCAACAATTATGATTGTCAGCGGAACTTGGATCATGAAGACAATAATAAATCCGGACAGGAGAAACAGGATGGTGCACTTATTGATGATCGTGAGATCATTTCCACCAACATTGGAACGGCTCGTGTATTAAGTGGCTCTGTGATCCAAGAATATAACTCACTGCTTTCCTGGCTTCGACAGATTTTTGAAACGAATcttcaaacaaaacttaataaagGTTTCGTATTCATAACGTGTCCACAATGCAGAAAACCAATAAACGATGTATTCGACATGGTCTTTGTTGAACACTATCATCTAATATGTTTGCTGAAACTACGTTACGAGCATTACTTGAACGATGAAACTTCCGCAAAAATACAGATCTTAAAAATCAACCTATTTCAAGCGTTTAAGCATGCTAGGACTCGACAGACGCTTATAGGAACCTGTCCCGAATTTGGACGCTTCTTAGAGTATCTGAAGGCGGAAATCATTAATCAAACACGTGCACTAAATGTGCAGGACGCACTGGATCGCATACAGCATGTGGGCAAAAACGAAAATCGCGAACGAAGCTCTTTCCTGTGCCGATTTTGTCGCGAAACGTTCGAATACGAATATCTTCTACTACGCCATGAAACGTGTCATCACCCGGAAGTTATTACTGGGAAACATTCGTATAGGTCGATGCGTAAAGATTTAGAACTGTGTCCTTACTGTCGGTTGCGGTTCGGAAAAGGAGAACGCATGCAAGAACATCAACGAGCTCACGAAAAggcattgaaattttatttcaaagtaGGGCTGAAAACATATCAGCGATCAACTGTTCGTAGCAGACGACGCGAAAAGCTGAAAGTCGAATGTGATTCAGAAGTGCCATATGCAACGAAATGCTACACAAATAAGAGAaaacgtttttaa